One segment of Aulosira sp. FACHB-615 DNA contains the following:
- a CDS encoding pentapeptide repeat-containing protein: protein MSIESNSPKPQNPEPLTEEEPNDFDHGLMDNHVNPEALTAQQALAAISSLQSSQNNAVMQQARSQVLQRSIPHFTVKPRALIVTVAAIAMTLLGVIINNWIIGILGTLVTLVLSLAMLLPWLQYVLKEWFTPEDRTLFVGFLGLIAALVGLIKFSGTGDRLLMFGQKINWEASGTLAEWFGALGQILIAIIAVYVAWRQYVISKDLTIQQNLLTVQQNIITQQQTIDSYFQGVSDLVLDEEGLLEDWPQERAIAEGRTAAIFSSVDGSGKAKILRFLSRSKLLTPLKRDRRLGRAILNGMGGYEEDRLEGVRVIDLGVMLAAADLSATDLRWTDLSEANLVRVNLSDCDLVKANLSRTILYNANLRGADLNGVRLFYGSLEKASPRSRSEPPNYETGEHTGAVIENADFTNAQRISETNRYYCCAWGGEATRATIPGGCEGIPNLLGR, encoded by the coding sequence ATGTCCATTGAATCAAACTCACCCAAACCCCAAAACCCAGAACCTTTAACCGAAGAGGAACCAAACGATTTCGATCATGGCTTGATGGATAATCATGTCAATCCCGAAGCACTGACGGCACAACAAGCTTTAGCGGCGATTTCATCTTTGCAATCATCGCAAAATAATGCCGTTATGCAGCAAGCCCGTTCTCAGGTACTACAACGCTCTATTCCGCACTTTACAGTTAAACCCAGGGCATTAATCGTCACGGTAGCAGCGATCGCTATGACTTTGCTGGGAGTGATCATCAATAACTGGATAATTGGAATTTTGGGAACCTTGGTGACTTTGGTATTATCTCTAGCGATGCTCTTGCCTTGGTTGCAATATGTCCTCAAAGAATGGTTTACACCAGAAGACAGAACCTTGTTTGTTGGTTTTTTGGGATTAATCGCTGCATTGGTAGGCTTGATCAAATTTTCTGGTACAGGCGATCGCTTACTGATGTTTGGGCAAAAAATCAACTGGGAAGCTTCTGGTACATTAGCAGAATGGTTTGGAGCATTGGGGCAAATTTTAATTGCCATTATTGCTGTTTATGTAGCTTGGCGACAGTATGTAATTTCCAAAGACCTGACCATTCAACAAAATTTGCTGACAGTTCAACAAAATATCATTACTCAACAGCAGACCATAGATTCTTATTTCCAGGGCGTTTCTGACTTGGTGTTAGATGAAGAAGGCTTACTAGAGGACTGGCCCCAAGAAAGAGCGATCGCAGAAGGTCGCACAGCAGCCATTTTTAGTAGTGTTGATGGTAGTGGTAAAGCCAAAATTCTCCGCTTTTTATCCCGTTCTAAGCTACTCACACCCTTAAAACGCGATCGGCGCTTAGGTCGAGCCATTCTCAACGGTATGGGTGGTTATGAAGAAGACCGCCTAGAAGGTGTGCGTGTAATTGACTTAGGTGTAATGTTAGCCGCAGCCGACCTTTCCGCAACAGATTTACGCTGGACTGACTTGAGTGAAGCGAATTTAGTCCGTGTCAACCTGAGTGATTGCGACTTGGTAAAAGCCAACCTCTCGCGCACCATTTTGTATAATGCCAATCTTAGGGGCGCAGACCTCAATGGAGTACGTTTATTTTATGGCTCCCTAGAGAAAGCCTCACCCCGTAGCCGCTCAGAACCACCCAACTACGAAACTGGTGAACACACAGGTGCTGTCATTGAAAATGCCGACTTCACCAACGCCCAAAGAATTTCTGAAACTAACCGTTACTACTGCTGTGCTTGGGGTGGAGAAGCAACTAGAGCCACCATTCCCGGCGGTTGTGAAGGTATTCCCAACTTATTGGGGAGATAA
- a CDS encoding TetR/AcrR family transcriptional regulator — protein sequence MARKPKITNQQILEAARQVFFQQGFSGSTIEIAQLAGISEALIFKRFSTKEELFFAAMGLPEKALWMKELENLCGKGNLKENLIQVCFQILEFYSEVLPRFMMLRSRGNAIPENCMTKEQGPVQDVKVLTDFLEQEISLSRLRPVNAKIIAHILVGTLMNYALSEQLHFSPNHCQTEAIPDFDLKQQPKVEFSFVQGLIEAIWLGIAPI from the coding sequence ATGGCTCGTAAACCTAAAATTACTAATCAGCAAATTTTAGAAGCTGCTCGCCAAGTTTTCTTTCAGCAAGGTTTTAGTGGTTCCACAATCGAAATTGCTCAGTTGGCTGGTATTTCTGAGGCTTTAATTTTCAAGCGTTTTTCTACAAAAGAAGAATTGTTTTTTGCGGCAATGGGGCTTCCAGAAAAGGCTTTGTGGATGAAAGAATTGGAAAACTTATGCGGCAAGGGTAATCTCAAAGAAAATCTGATTCAGGTCTGTTTTCAAATTCTGGAATTTTACAGTGAAGTCCTACCCCGGTTTATGATGTTGCGTTCTCGTGGCAATGCCATTCCAGAAAATTGTATGACCAAAGAACAAGGGCCAGTACAAGATGTAAAAGTACTTACTGATTTTCTAGAACAAGAAATTAGTCTCAGTAGATTGCGTCCAGTTAATGCCAAAATAATTGCTCATATTTTAGTAGGAACTCTGATGAACTACGCCCTCTCAGAACAACTACATTTCTCGCCAAATCATTGCCAAACAGAAGCTATTCCAGACTTTGATTTAAAACAGCAACCAAAAGTAGAGTTTTCATTTGTACAGGGTTTGATAGAAGCAATTTGGTTGGGGATTGCACCGATTTAA
- a CDS encoding tetratricopeptide repeat protein, whose amino-acid sequence MPKHVGLISFLVACSLLSLPQVAHAQALVPHTLQLDPAKLEKQGLALAQEAAQLAQFQQIDLALPRARLASQLAPKNDKVWLLLGGLHLQNREFEPALAALKKAQSLNPKNADVFFAMGSANFQQKQYDAAVTNYQAGLKLKPNDPEALFDLGNAYYMLGKLPEAIAQYNQAVAQNKKFWAAINNIGLIQYEQGQTDAAIKQWQTAISIDKQAAEPLLALAVALYTKGDRQQSLTLGENALRIDQRYADLDFLKENLWGERLLTDTKKFLELPRIQAALQQQPTQ is encoded by the coding sequence GTGCCTAAACACGTTGGTTTGATTTCATTTCTGGTTGCCTGTAGTTTGTTGAGTTTACCCCAAGTAGCTCATGCACAGGCACTCGTTCCCCATACCCTGCAACTAGATCCAGCAAAACTGGAGAAGCAAGGTTTGGCTTTAGCTCAAGAAGCAGCGCAACTCGCTCAGTTTCAGCAGATTGATTTAGCTTTACCAAGAGCGCGGTTGGCCAGCCAACTGGCTCCCAAAAATGATAAAGTTTGGTTGCTGTTGGGTGGTTTGCATTTACAAAATCGGGAATTTGAGCCGGCGCTTGCAGCTTTGAAAAAAGCACAATCGCTCAACCCTAAAAATGCCGATGTTTTTTTTGCGATGGGTTCGGCTAATTTTCAACAGAAACAGTATGATGCGGCAGTTACTAATTATCAAGCAGGTTTAAAGCTCAAACCCAATGACCCAGAAGCTTTGTTTGATTTAGGTAATGCCTACTATATGCTGGGTAAATTACCAGAGGCGATCGCCCAATATAATCAAGCTGTTGCCCAAAATAAAAAATTCTGGGCGGCAATTAATAACATTGGCTTAATTCAATACGAACAGGGTCAAACTGATGCTGCCATTAAGCAATGGCAAACGGCTATATCTATCGATAAGCAAGCGGCTGAACCTTTATTAGCTTTAGCAGTCGCACTATATACTAAAGGCGATCGTCAACAAAGTTTGACATTGGGAGAAAACGCTTTACGTATTGATCAGCGTTACGCTGATTTAGATTTTTTAAAAGAAAATCTTTGGGGTGAACGTTTACTAACTGATACTAAGAAATTTTTAGAACTGCCCCGCATTCAAGCAGCTCTACAGCAACAGCCAACGCAGTAA
- a CDS encoding response regulator, producing MKTVLIVEDDLINARVFSKILTKRGGLDVKHTENVEEVIQIAQSGNADLILMDVSLSRSVYQGKSVDGIKITQMLKADPQTAKLPIILVTAHAMEGDRENFLKQSGADGYISKPVVDHQQFVDQIMALLPHS from the coding sequence ATGAAAACAGTTTTAATTGTTGAAGACGATCTAATTAATGCTCGCGTTTTTTCCAAAATTTTGACTAAGCGCGGTGGACTAGATGTAAAACATACCGAAAATGTCGAAGAAGTAATCCAAATTGCTCAGTCTGGGAACGCCGACTTAATTTTAATGGATGTTTCTTTGTCTAGAAGTGTCTATCAAGGTAAATCTGTTGATGGTATCAAAATTACCCAAATGTTAAAGGCTGATCCACAAACAGCCAAATTACCGATCATTTTAGTGACTGCACACGCGATGGAAGGCGATCGCGAGAACTTCCTCAAGCAAAGCGGCGCTGACGGTTACATCTCTAAGCCTGTTGTTGACCACCAACAATTTGTTGACCAAATCATGGCACTGCTTCCCCATTCATGA